One genomic segment of Pseudorasbora parva isolate DD20220531a chromosome 6, ASM2467924v1, whole genome shotgun sequence includes these proteins:
- the rnf207b gene encoding RING finger protein 207 isoform X3, with amino-acid sequence MYYCNTCCQPLCRDCRETTHKAKMFSCHEIVSLAKRTKEAHKKCALHEELYIMFSTEKKSMLCINCFRDMQVENRAHCIDIETAYIQGCEKLDQAVLAVKELQTSAREAIILLKAMIGEVRANVDEEESAICTLFNNMQEKLAERKKILLKAAQSQHEEKERAFKEQLSHLAALLPTLQVHLVTCSAFLSSANKFEFLDMGYQLMERLKKIVKLPHRLRPAQSSKINTEYRSEFARCLEPLLLLGQRRSMSTAGSVALGLGNASGMMQSSLSVQCHSPAISDMSLCSSVVRRPTSHRYISTKVLLSEGGETPFMNHCCNYENSYRTLQTEIQKLKDQVQEIHRDLTKHHSLTKPETMNEILERSVLVDGQISIEYSSVELMRAIFEEIWNETLQRVANEQEIYEAQLHDLLQLKQENSYLTTISRQIGPYISSIAKVKERLEPRLKEPKELKDDRTEIMLKLYEDSTTAADTQPSNELSCNTEDNWTLNSISEETNPKNKDYYRPNKQKNTTDTADRKEIPM; translated from the exons ATGTATTATTGCAACACTTGTTGCCAGCCACTGTGTCGAGACTGCAGGGAAACCACCCATAAGGCCAAGATGTTTTCCTGCCACGAGATTGTCTCCTTGGCAAAGCGTACCAAAGAAGCCCACAAAAAATGTG CCCTCCATGAGGAACTCTACATCATGTTTTCTACAGAGAAAAAGTCCATGCTCTGCATCAACTGCTTCAGAGACATGCAAGT GGAGAACAGAGCACACTGCATTGATATTGAGACAGCATATATACAAGGCTGTGAAAAACTGGACCAAGCCGTCTTA GCTGTTAAGGAGCTTCAGACGTCAGCTCGAGAAGCAATTATTCTTCTCAAAGCCATGATTGGAGAGGTCAGGGCCAATGTGGATGAAGAGGAGAGCGCCATCTGCACTTTGTTCAATAATATGCAG GAAAAACTAGCAGAGAGAAAAAAGATTCTACTCAAAGCAGcacaaag TCAGCATGAGGAGAAGGAGAGAGCCTTTAAAGAGCAGTTATCTCATCTTGCAGCACTCCTTCCAACTCTCCAG GTTCATCTTGTTACATGTTCTGCCTTTCTAAGCTCAGCAAATAAGTTTGAGTTTTTGGACATGGGTTAT CAATTAATGGAGAGACTAAAGAAGATTGTGAAACTACCACACAGGCTGAGACCAGCTCAAAGCAGTAAG ATAAACACAGAGTATCGCTCGGAGTTTGCACGCTGCCTGGAGCCGCTCTTGCTGTTGGGGCAACGGCGTTCAATGTCCACTGCAGGGAGCGTGGCTTTAGGTCTGGGAAACGCCAGTGGAAT GATGCAATCATCCCTGTCAGTGCAATGTCACTCTCCAGCCATCAGTGACATGTCACTGTGCTCCTCGGTGGTGCGCAGGCCGACCTCACACCGTTACATCAGCACCAAGGTTCTGCTGTCGGAGGGTGGAGAGACGCCCTTTATGAACCACTGCTGCAACTATGAGAACAGCTACAGG ACTTTACAGACCGAAATCCAGAAGCTCAAAGACCAGGTGCAGGAGATTCACAGAGACCTGACCAAGCACCATTCCCTCACCAAACCCGAAACCATGAATGAGATTTTGGAGCGCTCCGTACTAGTAGACGGACAGATATCTATAGAGTACTCCTCAGTGGAGCTCATGCGGGCCATTTTCGAGGAG ATCTGGAATGAGACATTACAGCGGGTGGCAAATGAACAGGAGATTTATGAAG cacaACTTCATGACCTGCTTCAGTTAAAACAGGAGAACTCTTATTTGACCACTATCTCCAGACAAATAGGACCCTACATTAGCTCCATAGCGAAAGTGAAAGAGCGCCTGGAGCCCAG GCTGAAGGAGCCTAAAGAACTGAAAGATGATCGCACAGAGATCATGCTGAAGCTCTATGAGGACAGCACCACCGCTGCCGACACACAGCCCAG TAATGAGCTGTCCTGCAACACTGAGGACAACTGGACTCTAAACAGCATATCAGAAGAAACCAATCCCAAGAACAAGGATTACTACAGGCCAAACAAGCAGAAGAACACCACTGATACAGCCGATCGCAAAGAGATACCAATGTGA
- the LOC137078724 gene encoding large ribosomal subunit protein eL22-like, with protein sequence MAPVRKQQSFKGGKKKKQVLKFTLDCTHPVEDGIMDAANFEQFLQERIKVNGKAGNLGGGVVTIERSKSKITVSSEVPFSKRYLKYLTKKYLKKNNLRDWLRVVANTKESYELRYFQINQDEEEEDEED encoded by the exons ATGGCGCCTGTA AGGAAGCAGCAGAGCTTTAAAGGtggaaagaagaagaagcaggtCCTGAAGTTCACGCTGGACTGCACACATCCCGTTGAAGATGGCATCATGGATGCTGCCAACTTT GAGCAGTTCCTACAGGAGCGCATCAAAGTCAACGGTAAAGCAGGAAACTTGGGAGGTGGAGTTGTTACCATTGAAAGAAGCAAGAGCAAAATCACAGTTTCTTCTGAGGTGCCCTTCTCCAAAAG GTACCTGAAATATCTCACAAAGAAATACCTAAAGAAGAACAATCTCAGAGACTGGTTGCGTGTTGTGGCTAACACTAAAGAAAGCTATGAACTTCGCTACTTCCAGATAAACCAAGATGAGGAAGAAGAGGATGAGGAGGATTAA
- the draxinb gene encoding draxin-A isoform X1, giving the protein MSHTSSTMVALCWYFGSFLLLDFFIMTLSTQMGHNSAMEIFSDNVIIPPRPEASIHQHSHHTKHRGRKERVAADRLRERPHITVFHTQNEGPDLEGLSPVRLEIEPRDKRRVMTSRKRTFKGFDSLIPEQMNISPGAGTPEKAMRRPTGRKVFGGHIIRAPHDEESLASGKERRVSFDQRLNKNSFGIPTEPVFPAATAGSFILPITAAVSGDLFTKPNPSSKPQVRSVSGGDVTPTFNMAFFDWTDYEYMRPADKKRFSKQGSDKQATDSPSTGLVTLTSDESCKHHLDCLPGSCCNLRKHVCELHNRGFNNKCYDSCMCEEGLRCYAKLHRHYRITRKKGQCVDPEGISLNRGMFIIV; this is encoded by the exons AATGGTGGCTTTATGCTGGTATTTTGGCTCATTTCTCCTCCTTGACTTCTTTATCATGACATTGAGCACCCAAATGGGCCACAATTCAGCCATGGAAATCTTCAGCGACAATGTCATTATCCCGCCTAGGCCAGAGGCATCCATACATCAACACAGTCACCACACGAAGCACAGAGGTCGCAAGGAGAGGGTGGCAGCAGATCGACTCAGAGAGAGGCCCCATATTACTGTGTTCCACACCCAAAATGAAGGGCCAGACCTGGAGGGCCTCAGTCCCGTCCGCTTAGAGATAGAGCCAAGAGATAAAAGACGAGTAATGACCTCGAGAAAGAGGACCTTCAAGGGGTTTGATTCCTTAATTCCAGAGCAAATGAATATTTCTCCTGGCGCTGGCACTCCAGAGAAGGCAATGAGACGTCCCACTGGTCGCAAAGTGTTTGGAGGGCACATCATTAGGGCTCCTCACGATGAAG AATCTTTGGCATCAGGGAAGGAACGGAGGGTTTCTTTTGATCAAAGGCTCAATAAAAACTCCTTTGGGATTCCCACAGAGCCAGTGTTCCCTGCAGCCACTGCTGGCTCCTTCATATTACCCATAACCGCGGCAGTCAGTGGGGATCTCTTCACAAAGCCAAACCCCTCCAGTAAACCACAG GTCAGAAGTGTTTCAGGTGGGGATGTGACGCCCACTTTCAACATGGCATTCTTTGACTGGACTGATTATGAATATATGAGGCCTGCAGACAAAAAGCGATTTTCTAAGCAAG GATCTGACAAACAGGCCACAGACAGCCCCAGCACTGGACTTGTTACCCTTACATCAGATGAGAGCTGTAAACATCACCTGGATTGTCTGCCAG GGTCCTGCTGCAATCTCAGAAAACATGTGTGTGAACTTCACAACCGTGGCTTCAACAACAAGTGTTATGACAGCTGCATGTGTGAGGAAG GGCTTCGTTGCTATGCTAAATTGCACAGGCATTACCGCATCACACGCAAAAAGGGACAATGTGTTGATCCTGAGGGTATAAGCTTAAACCGTGGCATGTTCATTATTGTTTAA
- the draxinb gene encoding draxin-A isoform X2, translating to MVALCWYFGSFLLLDFFIMTLSTQMGHNSAMEIFSDNVIIPPRPEASIHQHSHHTKHRGRKERVAADRLRERPHITVFHTQNEGPDLEGLSPVRLEIEPRDKRRVMTSRKRTFKGFDSLIPEQMNISPGAGTPEKAMRRPTGRKVFGGHIIRAPHDEESLASGKERRVSFDQRLNKNSFGIPTEPVFPAATAGSFILPITAAVSGDLFTKPNPSSKPQVRSVSGGDVTPTFNMAFFDWTDYEYMRPADKKRFSKQGSDKQATDSPSTGLVTLTSDESCKHHLDCLPGSCCNLRKHVCELHNRGFNNKCYDSCMCEEGLRCYAKLHRHYRITRKKGQCVDPEGISLNRGMFIIV from the exons ATGGTGGCTTTATGCTGGTATTTTGGCTCATTTCTCCTCCTTGACTTCTTTATCATGACATTGAGCACCCAAATGGGCCACAATTCAGCCATGGAAATCTTCAGCGACAATGTCATTATCCCGCCTAGGCCAGAGGCATCCATACATCAACACAGTCACCACACGAAGCACAGAGGTCGCAAGGAGAGGGTGGCAGCAGATCGACTCAGAGAGAGGCCCCATATTACTGTGTTCCACACCCAAAATGAAGGGCCAGACCTGGAGGGCCTCAGTCCCGTCCGCTTAGAGATAGAGCCAAGAGATAAAAGACGAGTAATGACCTCGAGAAAGAGGACCTTCAAGGGGTTTGATTCCTTAATTCCAGAGCAAATGAATATTTCTCCTGGCGCTGGCACTCCAGAGAAGGCAATGAGACGTCCCACTGGTCGCAAAGTGTTTGGAGGGCACATCATTAGGGCTCCTCACGATGAAG AATCTTTGGCATCAGGGAAGGAACGGAGGGTTTCTTTTGATCAAAGGCTCAATAAAAACTCCTTTGGGATTCCCACAGAGCCAGTGTTCCCTGCAGCCACTGCTGGCTCCTTCATATTACCCATAACCGCGGCAGTCAGTGGGGATCTCTTCACAAAGCCAAACCCCTCCAGTAAACCACAG GTCAGAAGTGTTTCAGGTGGGGATGTGACGCCCACTTTCAACATGGCATTCTTTGACTGGACTGATTATGAATATATGAGGCCTGCAGACAAAAAGCGATTTTCTAAGCAAG GATCTGACAAACAGGCCACAGACAGCCCCAGCACTGGACTTGTTACCCTTACATCAGATGAGAGCTGTAAACATCACCTGGATTGTCTGCCAG GGTCCTGCTGCAATCTCAGAAAACATGTGTGTGAACTTCACAACCGTGGCTTCAACAACAAGTGTTATGACAGCTGCATGTGTGAGGAAG GGCTTCGTTGCTATGCTAAATTGCACAGGCATTACCGCATCACACGCAAAAAGGGACAATGTGTTGATCCTGAGGGTATAAGCTTAAACCGTGGCATGTTCATTATTGTTTAA
- the rnf207b gene encoding RING finger protein 207 isoform X1 → MSGEIFSPLDHLYDLDSANCHPLVCHLCQEQYEHPCLLDCYHTFCASCLRGRAVDSRLTCPLCGHQSVVKGLNALPPEDRLLKFLLDSSADSEETVQCANCDLECKKQDVDAMYYCNTCCQPLCRDCRETTHKAKMFSCHEIVSLAKRTKEAHKKCALHEELYIMFSTEKKSMLCINCFRDMQVENRAHCIDIETAYIQGCEKLDQAVLAVKELQTSAREAIILLKAMIGEVRANVDEEESAICTLFNNMQEKLAERKKILLKAAQSQHEEKERAFKEQLSHLAALLPTLQVHLVTCSAFLSSANKFEFLDMGYQLMERLKKIVKLPHRLRPAQSSKINTEYRSEFARCLEPLLLLGQRRSMSTAGSVALGLGNASGMMQSSLSVQCHSPAISDMSLCSSVVRRPTSHRYISTKVLLSEGGETPFMNHCCNYENSYRTLQTEIQKLKDQVQEIHRDLTKHHSLTKPETMNEILERSVLVDGQISIEYSSVELMRAIFEEIWNETLQRVANEQEIYEAQLHDLLQLKQENSYLTTISRQIGPYISSIAKVKERLEPRLKEPKELKDDRTEIMLKLYEDSTTAADTQPSNELSCNTEDNWTLNSISEETNPKNKDYYRPNKQKNTTDTADRKEIPM, encoded by the exons ATGTCTGGAGAGATCTTTTCCCCTCTGGATCATCTATATGACCTGGACAGTGCCAATTGTCATCCACTAGTGTGCCACTTGTGCCAAGAACAGTATGAGCATCCATGTCTGCTGGACTGTTATCACACATTCTGTGCCAGCTGCCTGCGCGGCAGGGCCGTGGACAGCCGACTGACTTGCCCTCTCTGTGG ACATCAGTCTGTTGTGAAAGGATTAAATGCACTCCCGCCAGAGGATCGACTCCTGAAGTTTTTGCTGGACAGTTCAGCAGACAGTGAGGAAACCGTGCAGTGTGCTAACTGTGATTTGGAGTGCAAGAAACAG GATGTGGATGCAATGTATTATTGCAACACTTGTTGCCAGCCACTGTGTCGAGACTGCAGGGAAACCACCCATAAGGCCAAGATGTTTTCCTGCCACGAGATTGTCTCCTTGGCAAAGCGTACCAAAGAAGCCCACAAAAAATGTG CCCTCCATGAGGAACTCTACATCATGTTTTCTACAGAGAAAAAGTCCATGCTCTGCATCAACTGCTTCAGAGACATGCAAGT GGAGAACAGAGCACACTGCATTGATATTGAGACAGCATATATACAAGGCTGTGAAAAACTGGACCAAGCCGTCTTA GCTGTTAAGGAGCTTCAGACGTCAGCTCGAGAAGCAATTATTCTTCTCAAAGCCATGATTGGAGAGGTCAGGGCCAATGTGGATGAAGAGGAGAGCGCCATCTGCACTTTGTTCAATAATATGCAG GAAAAACTAGCAGAGAGAAAAAAGATTCTACTCAAAGCAGcacaaag TCAGCATGAGGAGAAGGAGAGAGCCTTTAAAGAGCAGTTATCTCATCTTGCAGCACTCCTTCCAACTCTCCAG GTTCATCTTGTTACATGTTCTGCCTTTCTAAGCTCAGCAAATAAGTTTGAGTTTTTGGACATGGGTTAT CAATTAATGGAGAGACTAAAGAAGATTGTGAAACTACCACACAGGCTGAGACCAGCTCAAAGCAGTAAG ATAAACACAGAGTATCGCTCGGAGTTTGCACGCTGCCTGGAGCCGCTCTTGCTGTTGGGGCAACGGCGTTCAATGTCCACTGCAGGGAGCGTGGCTTTAGGTCTGGGAAACGCCAGTGGAAT GATGCAATCATCCCTGTCAGTGCAATGTCACTCTCCAGCCATCAGTGACATGTCACTGTGCTCCTCGGTGGTGCGCAGGCCGACCTCACACCGTTACATCAGCACCAAGGTTCTGCTGTCGGAGGGTGGAGAGACGCCCTTTATGAACCACTGCTGCAACTATGAGAACAGCTACAGG ACTTTACAGACCGAAATCCAGAAGCTCAAAGACCAGGTGCAGGAGATTCACAGAGACCTGACCAAGCACCATTCCCTCACCAAACCCGAAACCATGAATGAGATTTTGGAGCGCTCCGTACTAGTAGACGGACAGATATCTATAGAGTACTCCTCAGTGGAGCTCATGCGGGCCATTTTCGAGGAG ATCTGGAATGAGACATTACAGCGGGTGGCAAATGAACAGGAGATTTATGAAG cacaACTTCATGACCTGCTTCAGTTAAAACAGGAGAACTCTTATTTGACCACTATCTCCAGACAAATAGGACCCTACATTAGCTCCATAGCGAAAGTGAAAGAGCGCCTGGAGCCCAG GCTGAAGGAGCCTAAAGAACTGAAAGATGATCGCACAGAGATCATGCTGAAGCTCTATGAGGACAGCACCACCGCTGCCGACACACAGCCCAG TAATGAGCTGTCCTGCAACACTGAGGACAACTGGACTCTAAACAGCATATCAGAAGAAACCAATCCCAAGAACAAGGATTACTACAGGCCAAACAAGCAGAAGAACACCACTGATACAGCCGATCGCAAAGAGATACCAATGTGA
- the icmt gene encoding protein-S-isoprenylcysteine O-methyltransferase: protein MAGSKLVLEGRISIISFVSGLAVIIIPLLVKFGSHIDWIFDYLTDVNGKIAIATYITVINGFLLIIYKGPLYKVAVRACFLGFAFGCGLILSLADTAWTHFGWYMCSLSFFHYSEYLVTAIINPRSLSLDSFLLNHSVEYTVAAISSWIEFTVEMLLIPEIKQLNWLCLVGLVMVLCGDSLRKAAMLTAGSNFNHIVQNEKAQSHVLVTTGVYALFRHPSYVGWFYWSTGTQIMLCNPICILGYTIASWRFFRERIEEEELSLIHFFGEDYVEYKKKVFTGLPFISGIRVNS from the exons ATGGCAGGCAGCAAGTTGGTGCTAGAAGGGAGGATAAGTATTATTAGCTTTGTCTCAGGCCTGGCCGTCATTATAATACCTTTACTTGTCAAATTCGGCTCTCACATTGACTGGATATTCGATTACCTCACGGATGTGAATGGGAAAATTGCCATTGCGACGTACATAACAGTTATCAATGGCTTCCTGCTAATCATATACAAGGGACCTTTATACAAG GTGGCTGTTCGAGCCTGCTTTCTTGGATTTGCCTTTGGATGTGGGCTCATTTTAAGTTTGGCAGATACAGCATGGACACACTTTGGCTG GTATATGTGTTCACTGTCATTTTTTCACTACTCTGAGTACCTGGTTACTGCCATCATCAACCCACGCAGTCTATCTCTAGACTCCTTCCTCCTCAACCATAGTGTTGAGTACACTGTAGCAGCTATTTCCTCCTGGATAGAGTTCACTGTGGAAATGCTCCTTATTCCAG aGATAAAGCAGTTGAACTGGCTCTGTTTGGTGGGTCTGGTGATGGTTCTTTGTGGGGACAGTCTTCGCAAAGCTGCCATGCTGACGGCAGGGTCTAATTTTAACCATATAGTGCAGAATGAGAAGGCCCAGAGCCACGTGCTGGTCACCACTGGAGTTTATGCTCTCTTCAGACATCCTTCCTATGTTGGCTGGTTTTACTGGAGCACTGGCACTCAG ATAATGCTGTGCAACCCGATATGTATACTGGGATATACGATCGCCAGCTGGAGGTTCTTTCGAGAGCGTATTGAGGAGGAGGAGCTCTCTCTCATCCATTTCTTTGGAGAGGACTACGTTGAGTACAAAAAGAAGGTGTTCACTGGCTTGCCCTTCATCTCAGGAATCAGGGTTAACTCTTAA
- the rnf207b gene encoding RING finger protein 207 isoform X2 produces the protein MLEHQSVVKGLNALPPEDRLLKFLLDSSADSEETVQCANCDLECKKQDVDAMYYCNTCCQPLCRDCRETTHKAKMFSCHEIVSLAKRTKEAHKKCALHEELYIMFSTEKKSMLCINCFRDMQVENRAHCIDIETAYIQGCEKLDQAVLAVKELQTSAREAIILLKAMIGEVRANVDEEESAICTLFNNMQEKLAERKKILLKAAQSQHEEKERAFKEQLSHLAALLPTLQVHLVTCSAFLSSANKFEFLDMGYQLMERLKKIVKLPHRLRPAQSSKINTEYRSEFARCLEPLLLLGQRRSMSTAGSVALGLGNASGMMQSSLSVQCHSPAISDMSLCSSVVRRPTSHRYISTKVLLSEGGETPFMNHCCNYENSYRTLQTEIQKLKDQVQEIHRDLTKHHSLTKPETMNEILERSVLVDGQISIEYSSVELMRAIFEEIWNETLQRVANEQEIYEAQLHDLLQLKQENSYLTTISRQIGPYISSIAKVKERLEPRLKEPKELKDDRTEIMLKLYEDSTTAADTQPSNELSCNTEDNWTLNSISEETNPKNKDYYRPNKQKNTTDTADRKEIPM, from the exons ATGTTAGA ACATCAGTCTGTTGTGAAAGGATTAAATGCACTCCCGCCAGAGGATCGACTCCTGAAGTTTTTGCTGGACAGTTCAGCAGACAGTGAGGAAACCGTGCAGTGTGCTAACTGTGATTTGGAGTGCAAGAAACAG GATGTGGATGCAATGTATTATTGCAACACTTGTTGCCAGCCACTGTGTCGAGACTGCAGGGAAACCACCCATAAGGCCAAGATGTTTTCCTGCCACGAGATTGTCTCCTTGGCAAAGCGTACCAAAGAAGCCCACAAAAAATGTG CCCTCCATGAGGAACTCTACATCATGTTTTCTACAGAGAAAAAGTCCATGCTCTGCATCAACTGCTTCAGAGACATGCAAGT GGAGAACAGAGCACACTGCATTGATATTGAGACAGCATATATACAAGGCTGTGAAAAACTGGACCAAGCCGTCTTA GCTGTTAAGGAGCTTCAGACGTCAGCTCGAGAAGCAATTATTCTTCTCAAAGCCATGATTGGAGAGGTCAGGGCCAATGTGGATGAAGAGGAGAGCGCCATCTGCACTTTGTTCAATAATATGCAG GAAAAACTAGCAGAGAGAAAAAAGATTCTACTCAAAGCAGcacaaag TCAGCATGAGGAGAAGGAGAGAGCCTTTAAAGAGCAGTTATCTCATCTTGCAGCACTCCTTCCAACTCTCCAG GTTCATCTTGTTACATGTTCTGCCTTTCTAAGCTCAGCAAATAAGTTTGAGTTTTTGGACATGGGTTAT CAATTAATGGAGAGACTAAAGAAGATTGTGAAACTACCACACAGGCTGAGACCAGCTCAAAGCAGTAAG ATAAACACAGAGTATCGCTCGGAGTTTGCACGCTGCCTGGAGCCGCTCTTGCTGTTGGGGCAACGGCGTTCAATGTCCACTGCAGGGAGCGTGGCTTTAGGTCTGGGAAACGCCAGTGGAAT GATGCAATCATCCCTGTCAGTGCAATGTCACTCTCCAGCCATCAGTGACATGTCACTGTGCTCCTCGGTGGTGCGCAGGCCGACCTCACACCGTTACATCAGCACCAAGGTTCTGCTGTCGGAGGGTGGAGAGACGCCCTTTATGAACCACTGCTGCAACTATGAGAACAGCTACAGG ACTTTACAGACCGAAATCCAGAAGCTCAAAGACCAGGTGCAGGAGATTCACAGAGACCTGACCAAGCACCATTCCCTCACCAAACCCGAAACCATGAATGAGATTTTGGAGCGCTCCGTACTAGTAGACGGACAGATATCTATAGAGTACTCCTCAGTGGAGCTCATGCGGGCCATTTTCGAGGAG ATCTGGAATGAGACATTACAGCGGGTGGCAAATGAACAGGAGATTTATGAAG cacaACTTCATGACCTGCTTCAGTTAAAACAGGAGAACTCTTATTTGACCACTATCTCCAGACAAATAGGACCCTACATTAGCTCCATAGCGAAAGTGAAAGAGCGCCTGGAGCCCAG GCTGAAGGAGCCTAAAGAACTGAAAGATGATCGCACAGAGATCATGCTGAAGCTCTATGAGGACAGCACCACCGCTGCCGACACACAGCCCAG TAATGAGCTGTCCTGCAACACTGAGGACAACTGGACTCTAAACAGCATATCAGAAGAAACCAATCCCAAGAACAAGGATTACTACAGGCCAAACAAGCAGAAGAACACCACTGATACAGCCGATCGCAAAGAGATACCAATGTGA
- the draxinb gene encoding draxin-A isoform X3 gives MSHTSSTMVALCWYFGSFLLLDFFIMTLSTQMGHNSAMEIFSDNVIIPPRPEASIHQHSHHTKHRGRKERVAADRLRERPHITVFHTQNEGPDLEGLSPVRLEIEPRDKRRVMTSRKRTFKGFDSLIPEQMNISPGAGTPEKAMRRPTGRKVFGGHIIRAPHDEEPVFPAATAGSFILPITAAVSGDLFTKPNPSSKPQVRSVSGGDVTPTFNMAFFDWTDYEYMRPADKKRFSKQGSDKQATDSPSTGLVTLTSDESCKHHLDCLPGSCCNLRKHVCELHNRGFNNKCYDSCMCEEGLRCYAKLHRHYRITRKKGQCVDPEGISLNRGMFIIV, from the exons AATGGTGGCTTTATGCTGGTATTTTGGCTCATTTCTCCTCCTTGACTTCTTTATCATGACATTGAGCACCCAAATGGGCCACAATTCAGCCATGGAAATCTTCAGCGACAATGTCATTATCCCGCCTAGGCCAGAGGCATCCATACATCAACACAGTCACCACACGAAGCACAGAGGTCGCAAGGAGAGGGTGGCAGCAGATCGACTCAGAGAGAGGCCCCATATTACTGTGTTCCACACCCAAAATGAAGGGCCAGACCTGGAGGGCCTCAGTCCCGTCCGCTTAGAGATAGAGCCAAGAGATAAAAGACGAGTAATGACCTCGAGAAAGAGGACCTTCAAGGGGTTTGATTCCTTAATTCCAGAGCAAATGAATATTTCTCCTGGCGCTGGCACTCCAGAGAAGGCAATGAGACGTCCCACTGGTCGCAAAGTGTTTGGAGGGCACATCATTAGGGCTCCTCACGATGAAG AGCCAGTGTTCCCTGCAGCCACTGCTGGCTCCTTCATATTACCCATAACCGCGGCAGTCAGTGGGGATCTCTTCACAAAGCCAAACCCCTCCAGTAAACCACAG GTCAGAAGTGTTTCAGGTGGGGATGTGACGCCCACTTTCAACATGGCATTCTTTGACTGGACTGATTATGAATATATGAGGCCTGCAGACAAAAAGCGATTTTCTAAGCAAG GATCTGACAAACAGGCCACAGACAGCCCCAGCACTGGACTTGTTACCCTTACATCAGATGAGAGCTGTAAACATCACCTGGATTGTCTGCCAG GGTCCTGCTGCAATCTCAGAAAACATGTGTGTGAACTTCACAACCGTGGCTTCAACAACAAGTGTTATGACAGCTGCATGTGTGAGGAAG GGCTTCGTTGCTATGCTAAATTGCACAGGCATTACCGCATCACACGCAAAAAGGGACAATGTGTTGATCCTGAGGGTATAAGCTTAAACCGTGGCATGTTCATTATTGTTTAA